Proteins from a genomic interval of Sinobacterium caligoides:
- a CDS encoding glycoside hydrolase family 9 protein, with protein MKKLLFSLASIAVITQAAHAETHIRYNLAGYFPDREKVAIVMSDNDLQGKQWTIKKGGETSLNGTFGKSIIGKSRFTTFPYHYEVDFSSLQTLGDYLVHAPGTEEVKVSIKHQPYGDIANQMLRALRVSRSGTGDTLDHARSHMGDAKALYYRPSGAIESGQWAADPSGKTADMLGGWYDAGDYIKFTLTIAQTTNVLIEAYQANPSLFTQQYSTSEYVDILDEIKFGLDYLMKTMPEDGEFIIQLSTGLDHVGIEQWRLPEHDTRDGKREALSALSPSHMAATAAALAGGAKIFVEFDPVLAEQYRRQAVAIYNRSLAADVLKQNAFERDSKNDFYRDEDVNNERALAAAQLFALTDDPSYQSDALAYAKEHGQFIVGGKKTSSGLDYYFSLSDSILMAYKVLAREDNTAKHMGKIELDSHLTYANTEGNIWGTAQIPNWGSLSNMLYIAGTAAEDLVDFGDAYYTSLAYDNIDYLLGRNPWGISFVNATSLSKVPSGFHSQIYHLQADKQPIGVIANGPSQYRYILADKDIEIDPDAWENKFNTSYIIDGIDQGIVFFDSWKNYTGTEPTIFGQATGIYALAAMTKLEEQGIKESLEDERRPAMKSPPSNLPVDKVPMFVTIGSDDNESSAGVKWLYEMVNSYSNPAGRSGRNNLLTFDGDTARLTFLNTGVNASKAGAEWKNAHAAGNETGNHTQTHNPNHHGSEMQASQWLDEIQQAHNSIVSVGIAGDEIYGFRAPRLEYNDALFSTLHDQHFLYDSSIEDGYARGLDGSNFHWPYTLDAGSPGAILKTTWDQAAGTPFIIGAYPGLWELPVSPWIVPDDLADGLPYDLRAKIKTAMSYFDMEGGKITAFDYNLLVSAKLDNADDIYAILKHTLDLRLKGNRAPMVIGAHSKNYSSPDSPMAVALKRFVEYALTHQDVRIVSHKQVIDWMSHPRALEDIPHIVSTTVKAHIKQDQCTDALWQASTVYTKGTKVTFEGATWTAAWWNENVKPGASEWGPWGKTGVPCNGETKHYYGTISPQGLVAVDDNSSQRFEFLPEPGKKLAEVKIDGVIIEPVPVDGYTIVNVREDHTITATFNDNDDIDDRFTITSVAGPNGAINPQGEVKVSSGDEQLYTLTASDGFVLDTLLLNGQPVIVADNQYLVKNITVNTRVEASFRAQQQPNRPPTAVITGSNRVNSGASLTLSAESSSDPDGHALSYQWQLPENWSANAFDTATITVTAPNVSEGSRSDNITLTVADSEFSNTVTHTITVTAISPCAPTDPNADQHPAWSPDSIYTENTVVSHKDLVWQAKYWTQGDEPTRAADQWLLISQVTLAWDESTAYSQGDTANDEGQRWQAKWWSKGEKPGTTDAWVSIGDNSCHQ; from the coding sequence ATGAAAAAACTTCTATTTAGCTTGGCAAGCATCGCAGTAATAACACAAGCTGCACACGCTGAAACTCACATCCGCTATAACTTAGCCGGTTATTTTCCCGACAGGGAAAAAGTCGCTATTGTGATGTCTGATAACGACTTACAGGGAAAGCAATGGACGATTAAAAAAGGGGGAGAGACAAGCTTAAACGGTACCTTTGGCAAAAGCATTATTGGTAAATCACGCTTTACAACATTCCCCTACCATTATGAGGTCGACTTTAGCTCTCTCCAAACATTAGGTGACTACCTTGTTCACGCCCCTGGCACAGAGGAAGTAAAAGTATCGATCAAGCATCAGCCCTATGGCGACATTGCCAACCAGATGCTACGCGCTCTGCGAGTCAGCCGAAGCGGTACTGGCGATACACTGGATCACGCTAGGTCGCACATGGGTGACGCCAAGGCGCTCTACTATCGCCCTTCTGGCGCCATAGAAAGCGGTCAATGGGCCGCCGACCCATCGGGAAAAACGGCCGATATGCTGGGTGGCTGGTATGACGCGGGCGACTACATCAAGTTCACCTTGACCATCGCGCAAACCACCAACGTGCTGATAGAGGCCTATCAAGCCAATCCTAGTCTTTTTACTCAGCAATACAGCACATCTGAGTATGTGGATATTCTTGACGAGATCAAGTTTGGCTTAGACTATCTGATGAAAACGATGCCGGAGGATGGCGAGTTTATCATTCAGCTATCCACCGGATTAGATCACGTTGGCATAGAACAATGGCGCCTACCCGAACATGATACGCGTGACGGTAAACGCGAGGCACTATCAGCCCTATCTCCCAGCCACATGGCGGCAACGGCTGCCGCCCTCGCTGGCGGTGCTAAAATCTTTGTCGAATTTGACCCCGTCCTCGCCGAACAATATCGCCGCCAAGCCGTCGCCATCTACAATCGTTCGTTAGCCGCCGATGTGCTAAAGCAAAACGCCTTTGAGCGCGATAGCAAAAATGATTTCTACCGCGACGAAGATGTGAATAACGAAAGAGCCCTCGCCGCAGCGCAGTTGTTTGCGCTCACCGACGATCCAAGTTATCAAAGTGACGCTCTTGCATACGCAAAGGAACACGGTCAATTCATTGTCGGCGGTAAAAAGACAAGCTCTGGCCTTGACTACTACTTTAGCCTCAGTGACTCCATCCTCATGGCCTATAAGGTATTGGCCAGAGAAGATAACACAGCCAAACATATGGGGAAGATTGAACTCGACAGCCACTTAACTTATGCCAACACAGAAGGCAATATCTGGGGGACAGCACAAATACCCAACTGGGGTAGCTTAAGTAATATGCTCTATATCGCCGGCACCGCTGCTGAGGATCTGGTGGATTTTGGTGACGCCTACTACACCAGCCTAGCCTACGATAATATTGACTACCTGTTGGGCCGCAACCCGTGGGGCATCAGCTTTGTCAATGCCACCAGCTTAAGCAAGGTTCCCTCAGGGTTCCACAGTCAAATTTATCACCTACAAGCAGATAAACAGCCCATCGGCGTCATCGCCAACGGCCCTTCGCAATACAGATACATACTCGCTGACAAAGATATTGAGATAGACCCAGATGCCTGGGAGAACAAATTCAACACCAGCTATATTATTGACGGCATCGACCAAGGCATTGTCTTTTTTGACTCCTGGAAGAACTACACCGGCACCGAGCCTACGATCTTCGGCCAGGCCACCGGCATTTACGCACTGGCAGCCATGACAAAACTTGAGGAGCAAGGGATAAAAGAGTCCCTAGAGGATGAGCGACGTCCCGCCATGAAGTCCCCTCCCAGCAACTTACCGGTCGACAAGGTACCGATGTTTGTCACCATTGGCTCAGATGATAACGAAAGCAGCGCCGGTGTTAAGTGGCTGTACGAAATGGTGAATAGCTACAGCAATCCGGCAGGAAGAAGCGGCCGCAACAACCTCCTGACCTTCGATGGCGATACGGCTCGCTTGACCTTTCTTAACACCGGCGTCAATGCGAGCAAAGCAGGGGCAGAATGGAAAAATGCCCATGCTGCAGGCAACGAGACAGGCAATCACACACAGACACACAACCCCAACCATCATGGCTCCGAGATGCAGGCGTCACAATGGTTAGATGAAATTCAGCAGGCACATAACAGTATCGTCAGCGTGGGTATTGCTGGCGATGAGATCTATGGCTTTCGCGCACCGCGACTGGAGTATAATGACGCCCTATTCAGCACTCTGCATGATCAACATTTTCTCTACGATAGCAGTATTGAAGACGGCTACGCTCGAGGGTTAGATGGCAGCAACTTTCACTGGCCCTACACCTTGGATGCAGGCTCACCCGGCGCTATTTTAAAAACAACGTGGGATCAAGCAGCAGGCACGCCGTTTATCATCGGCGCCTATCCGGGCCTATGGGAGCTACCCGTCTCACCCTGGATTGTCCCCGACGACCTCGCGGATGGCCTTCCCTACGACTTGCGCGCGAAAATAAAAACCGCCATGAGTTACTTTGACATGGAGGGGGGCAAGATTACCGCTTTCGATTACAACCTGCTGGTATCGGCAAAGCTCGACAATGCAGACGATATTTACGCCATTCTAAAACACACCCTGGATTTACGCTTAAAAGGTAACCGCGCGCCGATGGTGATCGGCGCACACAGCAAAAACTACAGTTCCCCTGACTCACCAATGGCGGTCGCACTTAAGCGATTTGTCGAGTATGCGCTCACTCATCAAGACGTACGAATCGTCTCACACAAGCAGGTCATTGACTGGATGAGCCACCCTCGCGCACTCGAAGACATACCGCATATCGTCAGTACGACAGTCAAGGCACACATAAAGCAAGATCAATGCACCGATGCGCTGTGGCAGGCCAGCACAGTCTATACCAAAGGTACCAAGGTAACATTCGAGGGCGCAACGTGGACAGCTGCGTGGTGGAATGAAAATGTTAAGCCCGGCGCTTCTGAGTGGGGCCCTTGGGGTAAGACCGGCGTCCCCTGCAATGGTGAGACAAAACACTATTATGGCACTATCTCCCCTCAAGGCTTAGTGGCTGTCGATGACAATAGCAGCCAGCGATTTGAGTTCCTACCCGAACCAGGGAAAAAGCTCGCAGAGGTGAAAATCGATGGCGTCATCATAGAGCCCGTCCCTGTCGACGGCTATACCATCGTCAATGTTAGAGAAGACCACACCATCACGGCAACTTTTAACGACAACGATGACATCGATGACCGCTTTACAATCACCTCGGTCGCAGGCCCTAACGGTGCTATCAACCCGCAGGGGGAAGTCAAAGTCAGCAGTGGTGACGAACAGCTCTATACCTTAACTGCCAGTGACGGCTTCGTGCTAGACACCCTGTTGCTCAATGGGCAGCCGGTGATAGTCGCAGACAATCAGTACCTCGTTAAAAATATCACGGTTAACACCCGCGTCGAAGCAAGCTTTCGCGCTCAGCAACAGCCTAACAGACCACCCACAGCCGTTATCACCGGCTCAAACAGGGTGAATAGCGGGGCCTCACTGACGCTGTCTGCAGAGAGCTCCAGCGATCCCGATGGCCACGCCCTCAGTTACCAGTGGCAACTACCAGAAAATTGGTCTGCAAACGCATTCGATACTGCAACCATCACGGTCACCGCCCCCAACGTCAGTGAAGGTAGCCGCAGTGACAATATCACCCTGACCGTCGCGGATAGCGAATTCAGCAACACGGTCACACATACCATAACCGTTACCGCTATCAGTCCCTGTGCACCGACAGACCCCAATGCCGATCAACACCCCGCATGGAGCCCAGACAGCATCTATACAGAAAATACTGTCGTAAGCCACAAAGACCTAGTATGGCAGGCAAAATACTGGACACAGGGAGACGAGCCGACGAGGGCTGCCGATCAATGGTTACTCATTAGCCAAGTCACCTTAGCCTGGGACGAAAGTACCGCCTATTCCCAGGGCGATACTGCCAACGACGAAGGCCAACGATGGCAAGCCAAGTGGTGGAGCAAAGGCGAGAAACCGGGGACCACAGATGCCTGGGTGAGCATCGGAGATAACAGCTGCCATCAGTAG
- a CDS encoding VOC family protein, with translation MKEITRINHIGIRVSDLETSREFYEKIGFEFIVGPVGPEPVAVMEHPSGININFILNANQADLENVLMDTPVKHTGYTHMALEITDIDSVKSQLESKNIPITGGPITLPDGATFIFVRDPDSNVIEFHKAA, from the coding sequence GTGAAAGAAATTACCAGAATAAATCATATCGGTATAAGAGTCTCTGACCTTGAAACATCAAGGGAATTCTATGAGAAAATTGGCTTTGAATTTATCGTTGGGCCTGTCGGTCCAGAGCCTGTGGCTGTAATGGAGCATCCATCAGGCATCAATATCAATTTCATTCTCAACGCTAACCAAGCAGACTTAGAAAATGTACTGATGGATACCCCAGTAAAACACACTGGCTACACTCATATGGCGCTAGAAATAACCGACATTGATTCTGTTAAATCACAACTTGAAAGTAAAAATATTCCCATTACAGGCGGGCCCATTACGCTGCCAGACGGCGCGACATTCATCTTTGTGAGAGACCCTGATAGTAATGTCATTGAATTTCATAAAGCGGCATAA